The following coding sequences are from one Trichoplusia ni isolate ovarian cell line Hi5 chromosome 15, tn1, whole genome shotgun sequence window:
- the LOC113501166 gene encoding alpha-tocopherol transfer protein-like, producing MIRPLTPELAKIAKDELNENPNQVPSDLQHLKDWISKQPHLRARTDDQWLIALLRGSKFSLEKVKKKLDLYYTLRTTAPDLTLRIKPTDPKFLDFFRLGTCLILPKPKDKLIPRVILIRAGHYDASVFNVADVMCMFYYLVQILVMEDDVACVLGTKIVTDYSEVTMAHFMQGTPSMLKKMVAVCQDSMPLRLKGSHHINLPSGVEKVFVLVQGFLNEKAKKRLKIHKSPEELLEHIPKEVIPVEYGGTGGTVPELIEYWVDKFKKYHDFMKFEEQLGTDESKRLGPPVAADLMADGSFRKLDID from the exons aTGATACGTCCTCTAACCCCGGAGTTGGCGAAAATAGCCAAAGATGAATTGAATGAGAACCCGAATCAAGTACCAAGCGATCTTCAGCATTTGAAGGATTGGATCTCAAAACAGCCCCACTTGAGGGCGAGGACAG ATGATCAGTGGCTCATCGCGTTGTTGCGAGGCAGTAAGTTCAGTTTGGAGAAGGTCAAGAAGAAGTTAGACTTGTATTATACCTTAAGGACCACGGCACCAGATCTAACCTTGAGAATAAAACCTACAGATCCAAAGTTCTTGGACTTTTTTAGACTTGG GACATGCCTGATCCTTCCGAAGCCGAAAGACAAGTTAATTCCCCGCGTCATCCTGATCAGAGCTGGTCACTACGACGCGTCAGTCTTCAATGTAGCTGACGTCATGTGCATGTTTTACTACTTAGTACAG ATACTTGTGATGGAAGATGATGTAGCTTGCGTGTTAGGCACCAAAATAGTTACGGACTACTCGGAGGTTACCATGGCGCACTTCATGCAGGGCACGCCTTCTATGCTTAAGAAGATGGTCGCGGTTTGTCAG GATTCGATGCCCCTCAGATTAAAAGGCAGTCATCATATTAATTTACCATCTGGAGTTGAAAAAGTATTCGTGCTTGTTCAaggatttttaaatgaaaaggcTAAAAAACGA ttaaaaatccataaaagtcCTGAAGAATTGTTGGAGCACATTCCGAAAGAAGTAATTCCAGTGGAGTATGGCGGCACTGGTGGTACCGTACCAGAACTAATAG aATATTGGgtagacaaatttaaaaaataccatGACTTTATGAAGTTTGAAGAACAGTTGGGTACTGACGAATCAAAGCGGCTCGGACCTCCAGTAGCAGCAGACCTCATGGCAGACGGATCTTTCAGGAAACTTGACATAGACTGA